Proteins from one Natrinema salifodinae genomic window:
- a CDS encoding ThuA domain-containing protein, whose product MAVRVTVWNENVHEQEEPDVAERYPDGIHGAIADAVDGDRRTVRTATLQEPEHGLTEEILADTDVLLWWSHCANDEVADEVADRVVDRVHEGMGFVPIHSGKNSKPFTRLLGTTCNIKYRHGGETERIWVADPGHPIADGLEESFEVPSTEMYGEPYDVPEPDRTVFISWFEGGEVFRSGICYRRGRGRLFAFRPGHEEYPIFYQDEIRTVLDNAVEWAAPTEGSDAVWGEVEPKEQLDGR is encoded by the coding sequence ATGGCAGTACGGGTCACAGTCTGGAACGAGAACGTTCACGAGCAGGAAGAGCCGGACGTCGCCGAACGGTATCCTGACGGCATCCACGGCGCGATCGCGGACGCGGTGGACGGCGACAGACGAACGGTCCGAACCGCGACGCTGCAGGAACCGGAACACGGCCTGACCGAGGAGATCCTGGCGGACACCGACGTCCTCCTGTGGTGGTCCCACTGCGCGAACGACGAGGTGGCCGACGAGGTCGCCGACCGCGTCGTCGATCGCGTCCACGAGGGGATGGGGTTCGTGCCGATCCACTCGGGGAAGAACTCGAAGCCATTCACGCGCCTGCTGGGGACGACCTGTAACATCAAGTACCGCCACGGCGGCGAGACCGAACGGATCTGGGTCGCGGACCCCGGCCATCCGATCGCCGACGGCCTCGAAGAATCGTTCGAGGTGCCGTCGACGGAGATGTACGGCGAACCCTACGACGTCCCGGAACCCGATCGGACCGTGTTCATCTCGTGGTTCGAGGGCGGCGAAGTGTTCCGCTCGGGGATCTGTTACCGCCGCGGCCGCGGACGGCTCTTCGCGTTCCGCCCGGGTCACGAGGAGTACCCGATCTTCTACCAGGACGAGATCCGGACGGTGCTCGACAACGCCGTCGAGTGGGCAGCTCCGACCGAGGGGAGCGACGCGGTCTGGGGCGAAGTCGAACCGAAAGAACAGTTGGACGGGCGCTGA
- the dgoD gene encoding galactonate dehydratase encodes MRVTDYELYAVPPRWQFLKLETSDGRIGWGEVYTKWHFAGDSEPATQSAVDQLLHQYVLGENPARIEYCWQAMYRSSFYRGGPVHMSAIAGIDQALWDLKGNAAGMPVYELLGGPARDRVRTYAHVRAHADDDVSDPTAAAAAEARERVDAGYTAVKLVPTAGLELVDTPAVVDRARELVGAVREAVGPEVDVALDFHGRASKAMARRLASALEEFEPLFVEEPVGPEQDRELARVADATTAPIATGERLYSRWEFRPLLEADAVDIVQPDVSSAGGITETKKIADLAATYDASIAPHCPIGPLALAASLHVDAAAPNALIQEQVILDDADAMRYVENDAVFDPVDGCLELPDGPGLGIEIDEDRVRELAGTNLGFDRSPGHRADGSVGER; translated from the coding sequence ATGCGCGTTACCGATTACGAGCTCTACGCGGTGCCGCCGCGGTGGCAGTTCCTCAAACTGGAGACGAGCGACGGCCGAATCGGCTGGGGCGAGGTCTACACGAAGTGGCACTTCGCCGGCGACAGCGAACCCGCGACCCAGAGCGCGGTCGACCAGCTACTGCACCAGTACGTCCTCGGCGAGAACCCGGCCCGCATCGAGTACTGCTGGCAGGCGATGTACCGGAGCAGCTTCTACCGGGGCGGACCGGTCCACATGAGCGCGATCGCCGGCATCGACCAGGCCCTCTGGGACCTCAAGGGGAATGCGGCCGGGATGCCGGTCTACGAGCTGCTGGGCGGTCCCGCCCGCGACCGCGTCCGGACCTATGCGCACGTCAGGGCCCACGCCGACGACGACGTCTCGGACCCGACGGCCGCTGCCGCCGCGGAGGCGCGCGAACGCGTCGACGCGGGGTACACCGCCGTCAAACTGGTTCCGACGGCGGGGCTCGAACTCGTTGATACACCGGCGGTCGTCGACCGCGCACGCGAACTCGTCGGCGCGGTTCGCGAGGCCGTCGGCCCCGAGGTCGACGTCGCGCTCGACTTCCACGGCCGCGCGTCGAAGGCGATGGCCCGCCGCCTGGCGAGCGCGCTCGAGGAGTTCGAGCCGCTGTTCGTCGAGGAACCGGTCGGGCCCGAACAGGACCGCGAACTCGCCCGGGTCGCCGACGCGACGACGGCCCCGATCGCGACGGGCGAGCGGCTCTACTCCCGGTGGGAGTTCCGGCCGCTCCTCGAGGCGGACGCGGTCGATATCGTCCAGCCGGACGTCTCGAGCGCGGGCGGGATCACCGAGACGAAGAAGATCGCCGACCTGGCCGCGACCTACGACGCCTCGATCGCGCCCCACTGTCCGATCGGGCCCCTGGCGCTGGCGGCGTCGCTCCACGTCGATGCGGCCGCGCCGAACGCCCTGATCCAGGAGCAGGTGATCCTCGACGACGCCGACGCGATGCGGTACGTCGAGAACGATGCCGTCTTCGACCCGGTCGACGGCTGTCTCGAACTGCCCGACGGGCCCGGCCTCGGGATCGAGATCGACGAGGACCGCGTCCGCGAACTCGCGGGGACGAATCTCGGCTTCGACCGCTCGCCCGGGCATCGGGCCGACGGAAGCGTCGGCGAGCGGTAA
- a CDS encoding LLM class flavin-dependent oxidoreductase, whose product MKFGIFPVEGGESWDGVVEQCQLAERVGFESCWVNDHQATEGDNYWPSPLTRLTSIGTETEELELVTSVLILPLYHPLHVAQRAAMLDNISNGRLTLGVGLGYVEEEFEAFDVPMDERAGRMIEGLRFLDEFLSSDEPISFKCPFFEVEDWQPLPSTVQEPRPDLWVGGWGDKQIARSVKFSDAWVPGVVADLGIVEDRKEEQREHIEDSDQNWDEIEHPLMREAVIAETEEEVMERKEYVHRTYVDEYGGEFSHPLMTADSVEDFEELADDRFIYGTPEQIVEQIESIRERFPLDHLTLRFHHSGMPKDLVEDQIRLFGEEVIPEFR is encoded by the coding sequence ATGAAATTCGGGATTTTCCCAGTCGAAGGCGGTGAATCGTGGGACGGCGTCGTCGAACAGTGCCAACTCGCCGAGCGAGTCGGCTTCGAGTCCTGCTGGGTCAACGACCACCAGGCGACCGAGGGCGACAACTACTGGCCGTCGCCGCTGACGCGGTTGACCAGCATCGGCACCGAAACCGAGGAGCTCGAACTCGTCACGTCGGTGCTGATCCTTCCGCTGTATCACCCCCTGCACGTCGCACAGCGGGCGGCGATGCTCGACAACATCTCGAACGGCCGGCTCACGCTCGGGGTCGGCCTCGGCTACGTCGAGGAGGAGTTCGAAGCGTTCGACGTGCCGATGGACGAGCGCGCGGGCCGCATGATCGAGGGACTGCGCTTCCTCGACGAGTTCCTCTCCTCGGACGAACCCATCTCCTTCAAGTGCCCGTTCTTCGAGGTCGAGGACTGGCAGCCGCTCCCGTCGACGGTTCAAGAGCCCCGGCCCGACCTCTGGGTCGGCGGCTGGGGCGACAAGCAGATCGCCCGCTCGGTGAAGTTCAGCGACGCCTGGGTGCCCGGCGTCGTCGCCGACCTGGGAATCGTCGAGGACCGCAAGGAGGAACAGCGCGAGCACATCGAGGACAGCGACCAGAACTGGGACGAGATCGAACACCCGCTGATGCGCGAGGCGGTCATCGCCGAGACCGAAGAAGAGGTGATGGAGCGCAAGGAGTACGTCCACCGGACGTACGTCGACGAGTACGGCGGCGAGTTCTCGCACCCGCTGATGACGGCGGACTCGGTCGAGGACTTCGAGGAACTGGCCGACGATCGGTTCATCTACGGCACGCCCGAACAGATCGTCGAGCAGATCGAATCGATCCGCGAACGCTTCCCGCTGGACCATCTCACGCTCCGGTTTCACCACTCCGGCATGCCCAAAGACCTCGTCGAGGATCAGATTCGGCTGTTCGGCGAGGAAGTCATCCCCGAATTCCGGTAG
- a CDS encoding ABC transporter substrate-binding protein — MSYGAASGVAFLAGCLGGSGSTDRFQMFDAETSGALPSERHCNPWNFAQRGAWHPGALVHDRPVVYSPAADEAYPLIATDWELTDDTTLEFTFSDEWAWHDGDRVVADDWVMQLQIALRIMEYQAADGERPHQFLESAEVVDDRTARVSLHEPLVARHAVRAAVADLVGDESRGLFTKHTDDQWAEWHRWLRDGEGDELDAVVEDITTTNYPALDEVVGNGPFQVADVGDNVVVFERYDDHPNADALNFSECSVHVFENDDPTQPYTNGEVDAAHIQFPLKDGVQQQLPEKHALVRENLSTNLLFTFNCGHDVSYDTPFESANVRKAVCHVFDRQQVVQLLEGVNRMFDWPPCRVPGSILADGSHDAADWIEDFTAYGQNDTERAAELLRREGYERDSSGTWLTPDGGPFEIEIMNGADRKDFGVLKRNLEDFGIETNQGQVDDATFDERHHAGEYDMMPDRSSANGVTAMWGLDLVPRWLQSIAHFDLEAEIPMPIGDPEGESGTKSINVEEHIRQWQVTGDDQYYRELLWWWNQTVPQMEAMYQPDAGAYNGANWTLDGPEEIIDGTEDALYLVPKMEATTIEYTGE; from the coding sequence ATGTCGTACGGGGCCGCGAGCGGGGTCGCGTTTCTCGCGGGCTGCCTCGGCGGCTCCGGGAGCACGGATCGCTTTCAAATGTTCGACGCGGAGACCAGCGGGGCGCTCCCCTCGGAGCGCCACTGCAACCCCTGGAACTTCGCGCAGCGGGGCGCGTGGCATCCGGGCGCGCTCGTTCACGACCGGCCCGTCGTCTACAGTCCGGCGGCGGACGAGGCCTACCCGCTGATCGCCACCGACTGGGAACTGACCGACGACACGACTCTGGAGTTTACCTTTAGCGACGAATGGGCCTGGCACGACGGCGATCGGGTCGTCGCCGACGACTGGGTCATGCAACTCCAGATCGCCCTCAGGATTATGGAGTACCAGGCGGCCGACGGCGAGCGACCCCACCAGTTCCTCGAGTCGGCCGAGGTCGTCGACGATCGAACGGCCCGCGTTTCGCTGCACGAGCCGCTGGTGGCCAGGCACGCGGTGCGGGCCGCCGTGGCCGACCTGGTCGGCGACGAGAGCCGCGGGCTCTTCACCAAACACACCGACGACCAGTGGGCCGAGTGGCACCGGTGGCTCCGGGACGGCGAGGGCGACGAGTTAGACGCCGTCGTCGAGGATATTACGACGACGAACTACCCGGCGCTGGACGAAGTCGTCGGGAACGGCCCGTTTCAGGTGGCGGACGTCGGGGACAACGTCGTGGTCTTCGAGCGGTACGACGACCACCCGAACGCCGACGCGCTCAACTTCAGCGAGTGCTCCGTGCACGTCTTCGAGAACGACGATCCGACCCAGCCGTACACTAACGGGGAGGTCGACGCCGCGCACATCCAGTTCCCGCTCAAGGACGGCGTTCAGCAGCAACTCCCCGAGAAGCACGCGCTCGTCAGGGAGAACCTTTCGACCAACCTGTTGTTCACGTTCAACTGCGGGCACGACGTCAGCTACGACACGCCCTTCGAGAGCGCGAACGTCCGCAAGGCGGTCTGTCACGTTTTCGACCGCCAGCAGGTCGTCCAACTACTCGAGGGCGTCAACCGGATGTTCGACTGGCCGCCCTGTCGCGTTCCAGGAAGCATTCTGGCGGACGGTTCGCACGACGCGGCGGACTGGATCGAAGACTTCACCGCGTACGGGCAAAACGACACCGAACGGGCCGCCGAACTCCTCCGCCGCGAGGGGTACGAACGCGATAGCAGCGGCACGTGGCTGACCCCGGACGGCGGCCCCTTCGAAATCGAGATCATGAACGGGGCCGATCGGAAGGACTTCGGGGTCCTCAAGCGAAATCTGGAGGACTTCGGCATCGAGACCAATCAGGGTCAAGTCGACGACGCGACCTTCGACGAGCGGCACCACGCCGGCGAGTACGACATGATGCCGGACAGATCGTCCGCGAACGGCGTCACCGCGATGTGGGGGCTCGATCTCGTCCCGAGGTGGCTCCAGTCGATCGCCCACTTCGACCTCGAGGCGGAGATTCCGATGCCGATCGGCGATCCCGAGGGGGAAAGCGGGACGAAGTCCATCAACGTCGAGGAGCACATTCGCCAGTGGCAGGTCACCGGCGACGATCAGTACTACCGAGAGCTGCTGTGGTGGTGGAACCAGACCGTCCCCCAGATGGAGGCGATGTACCAGCCCGACGCCGGCGCTTACAACGGCGCTAACTGGACCCTCGACGGCCCGGAGGAGATCATCGACGGGACCGAGGACGCGCTGTACCTGGTGCCGAAGATGGAAGCGACGACGATCGAATACACCGGCGAGTGA
- a CDS encoding ABC transporter substrate-binding protein, giving the protein MPEGNSWRRSGPSRRDVLKYGGAGGVALLAGCLGGGGSTDRFRVFDAETSGTLPSQRHCNPWNPGQRGTWHPGALIFDRPVIYSPSEDEVYPLIATDWEMADDTTLEFTFSDEWTWHGGDQLVADDWVMQLQMSLEILDYQADDDERPHQFIESAEAPDEQTARIHLHEPLSETVAVQNVIADLVGDESRGIFTKHTDDQWIEWHEQLQDADDGEMESILEELTTAKYPSLEDAVGNGPFEVADIGDNVMVFERYDDHPNADNLNFSEYSVHLYENNNPTQPYANNEVDAAHTQFPVEDDVKQQLPTEHTLIKEGFSTNKLFTFNCGHDVSYDTPFESANVRKAVCHVFDRQQVVQLLEGVNRMFDWPPCRVPGNVLDNGSHDAADWVEDFTKYGQNDTERAAELLEREGYERDSSGTWLTPDGETFEVNIMNGTKRKDFGVLKENLNDFGIETNQEQVDDATFDERRQAGEFDMMPDGSSANGIRALWALDLVPNWVQSISHFEPETEIPMPVGDPEGTSGTKTIDIEEHIRQWQVTDDDEYHRELLWWWNQNVPQMEAMYQPDAGAYNAANWALDAPDSIIDGTEDALYLIPKMEDATIEYLGED; this is encoded by the coding sequence ATGCCAGAGGGTAACAGCTGGCGGCGTAGCGGACCGAGCCGGCGAGATGTGCTCAAGTACGGTGGTGCAGGCGGTGTCGCCCTGCTCGCGGGGTGTCTCGGTGGCGGTGGCAGCACAGATCGATTCCGGGTGTTCGACGCGGAGACGAGCGGCACGCTCCCATCGCAGCGTCACTGCAACCCGTGGAATCCGGGCCAACGCGGGACGTGGCATCCGGGGGCGCTCATCTTCGATCGACCAGTTATCTACAGTCCGTCGGAAGACGAGGTGTATCCGTTGATCGCGACCGACTGGGAGATGGCCGACGACACGACCCTGGAGTTTACCTTCAGCGACGAGTGGACCTGGCACGGCGGCGACCAGCTCGTCGCCGACGACTGGGTCATGCAACTCCAGATGTCCCTCGAGATCCTGGACTACCAGGCGGACGACGACGAGCGGCCCCACCAGTTCATCGAGTCGGCGGAGGCGCCCGACGAGCAGACGGCGCGGATCCATCTCCACGAGCCGCTGTCGGAGACGGTCGCGGTCCAGAACGTCATCGCGGACCTCGTCGGCGACGAGAGCCGCGGGATCTTCACCAAACATACCGACGACCAGTGGATCGAGTGGCACGAGCAACTTCAGGACGCCGACGACGGCGAAATGGAGTCCATCCTGGAGGAGCTCACGACGGCGAAGTATCCGTCGCTCGAGGATGCGGTCGGAAACGGCCCGTTCGAAGTCGCGGATATCGGGGACAACGTCATGGTCTTCGAGCGGTACGACGACCACCCGAACGCCGACAACCTCAACTTCAGCGAGTACTCGGTGCACCTCTACGAGAACAACAATCCGACCCAACCGTACGCCAACAACGAGGTCGACGCCGCACACACGCAGTTCCCGGTCGAAGACGACGTCAAGCAACAACTCCCCACGGAGCACACGCTCATCAAGGAGGGGTTCTCGACCAACAAGCTGTTCACGTTCAACTGCGGGCACGACGTCAGCTACGACACGCCCTTCGAGAGCGCGAACGTCCGCAAGGCGGTCTGTCACGTCTTCGACCGCCAACAGGTCGTCCAACTGCTCGAGGGCGTCAACCGAATGTTCGACTGGCCGCCCTGCCGCGTCCCCGGGAACGTTCTGGACAACGGATCCCACGACGCGGCCGATTGGGTCGAGGACTTCACGAAGTACGGCCAGAACGACACCGAGCGGGCCGCCGAACTCCTGGAACGCGAAGGCTACGAGCGCGATAGCAGCGGCACGTGGCTGACACCCGACGGTGAGACCTTCGAGGTCAACATCATGAACGGCACCAAGCGGAAGGACTTCGGCGTGCTCAAGGAGAATCTCAACGACTTCGGCATCGAGACGAACCAGGAGCAGGTCGACGACGCGACCTTCGACGAGCGCCGCCAGGCCGGCGAGTTCGACATGATGCCCGACGGCTCGTCCGCGAACGGGATCCGCGCGCTGTGGGCGCTGGATCTCGTGCCGAACTGGGTGCAGTCGATCTCGCACTTCGAACCCGAGACGGAGATTCCGATGCCGGTCGGTGATCCCGAAGGCACCAGTGGGACGAAGACGATCGATATCGAGGAGCATATCCGCCAGTGGCAGGTCACCGACGACGACGAGTACCACCGAGAACTGCTGTGGTGGTGGAACCAGAACGTCCCCCAGATGGAGGCGATGTACCAGCCCGACGCCGGCGCCTACAACGCCGCCAACTGGGCCCTCGACGCTCCGGACAGCATCATCGACGGGACCGAGGACGCGCTGTACCTCATCCCGAAGATGGAGGACGCGACGATCGAATACCTGGGCGAAGATTGA
- a CDS encoding ABC transporter permease gives MLTIDWRIRRLGQAVFTVWAVLTLSFAMIRMMPGNIMGAMITRMAQQGINPARARELVEFRMTIDPDEPIPVAYVNYLANTLQGDLGQSAYYGEPVVDVLAEALPWTLFVLSWAVFISFFVGIAIGSLMAYWEGGKLDVGLTSYAVLMGSIPFYVLAILLLIFFSYRLGWFPNGGRQPIGADPGFNLVYISGIIHHAALPILSMLVASGVASLGMRGNSIRVLGEDYLRVARLRGLSDITISTQYVARNAVLPMYTTLLISIGEMFGGSVVLEQVFQYRGLGWYMLSATHQRDYPLMMGGFMVITLAIVTALLLADLTYGYVDPRARRSQ, from the coding sequence ATGTTAACGATAGACTGGCGTATCAGGCGATTAGGGCAAGCGGTGTTCACGGTGTGGGCCGTTCTCACGCTGTCGTTCGCGATGATCCGGATGATGCCCGGGAACATCATGGGGGCGATGATCACGCGGATGGCCCAACAGGGCATCAATCCGGCGCGAGCCCGCGAACTCGTCGAGTTCAGAATGACGATCGATCCGGACGAGCCGATCCCTGTCGCCTACGTCAACTACCTCGCGAACACCCTTCAGGGCGATCTGGGGCAGTCCGCCTACTACGGTGAGCCGGTCGTCGACGTCCTCGCCGAGGCGCTACCGTGGACGCTGTTCGTGCTGAGCTGGGCGGTCTTCATCAGCTTCTTCGTCGGTATTGCCATCGGCTCACTGATGGCCTACTGGGAAGGCGGGAAACTGGACGTCGGGCTGACCTCGTACGCCGTCCTGATGGGGTCGATTCCGTTCTACGTGCTCGCTATTCTTCTCCTGATCTTCTTCTCGTATCGGCTCGGCTGGTTTCCGAACGGCGGTCGTCAGCCGATCGGTGCCGATCCGGGGTTCAATCTGGTCTACATCAGCGGCATCATCCACCACGCCGCGCTGCCGATCCTGTCGATGTTAGTGGCCTCGGGCGTCGCTTCGCTGGGAATGCGCGGTAACAGCATTCGCGTTCTGGGCGAAGACTACCTCCGCGTCGCTCGCCTTCGGGGACTGTCCGACATTACGATCTCGACCCAGTACGTCGCCCGCAACGCCGTCCTGCCGATGTATACGACGCTGCTGATCAGCATCGGCGAGATGTTCGGCGGCTCGGTGGTTCTCGAGCAGGTCTTCCAGTACCGCGGACTGGGATGGTACATGTTATCGGCCACGCACCAGCGCGACTATCCGCTCATGATGGGTGGATTCATGGTCATCACGCTGGCGATCGTCACCGCGTTGCTGCTGGCCGACCTGACCTACGGGTACGTCGATCCGCGAGCACGGAGGAGTCAATGA
- a CDS encoding ABC transporter permease, translating to MTRDTDHSTGETGETDERLDFERAIDGSDAGSGGDRDLRTDGGNVNSPFEVVSEFEETRRDRYRKLYDAYVYAPLSIIWRDWRARIGLTIVLLYVLMGTVGTLLVEPTSVTEGPALIGPFENADYILGTDAHGRDLLSQTVHSTATILKMVVAGAVCTVGIGTTVGAIAGYKGGTTDTVLSSITDVFINIPGFPLVMVLGLLLEDMILGNPYAVGVLLSIAAWGGLARAIRSQMLTLREESFVEASEAMGIRTHTIVFKEIIPHLMPYVVINLTNAGRRVIFEAVALYYLGILPFENLNWGNILNLAYEDLAHARPDALHWFLVPMFAIVFISIGLTLLGQSLDRVFNPRVRARHEKTTTEADGGEVDDEPSTNEVIGGI from the coding sequence ATGACACGGGATACCGATCACTCGACGGGCGAGACAGGCGAAACGGACGAACGGCTGGACTTCGAGCGCGCGATCGACGGGTCCGACGCGGGCAGCGGCGGTGACCGGGACCTCAGAACCGACGGCGGCAACGTCAACTCGCCGTTCGAGGTGGTCTCGGAGTTCGAAGAAACGCGACGCGACCGCTACCGGAAGCTGTACGACGCGTACGTCTACGCCCCGTTGTCCATCATCTGGCGCGACTGGCGGGCGCGAATCGGGCTGACGATCGTCCTGTTGTACGTGCTGATGGGAACCGTCGGAACGCTGCTCGTCGAACCGACCAGCGTGACCGAGGGCCCGGCGCTCATCGGCCCGTTCGAGAACGCGGACTACATCCTCGGTACGGACGCCCATGGGCGCGACCTGCTCTCGCAGACGGTCCACTCGACCGCGACGATCCTCAAGATGGTCGTCGCCGGGGCGGTGTGTACGGTCGGAATCGGGACCACCGTCGGTGCCATCGCCGGCTACAAGGGCGGGACGACCGACACGGTCCTGAGTTCGATCACGGACGTGTTCATCAACATCCCCGGGTTCCCGCTCGTGATGGTGCTGGGGCTCTTGCTCGAGGACATGATCCTCGGCAACCCGTACGCGGTCGGGGTGTTGCTGAGCATCGCGGCGTGGGGCGGCCTGGCCCGAGCGATCAGATCCCAGATGCTCACGCTCCGGGAGGAGTCGTTCGTCGAAGCATCGGAGGCGATGGGCATCCGGACGCACACGATCGTCTTCAAGGAGATCATCCCGCACCTGATGCCGTACGTGGTGATCAATCTCACCAACGCGGGGCGGCGGGTCATCTTCGAGGCGGTCGCCCTGTACTACCTCGGGATCCTCCCCTTCGAGAACTTGAACTGGGGGAACATCCTCAACCTCGCCTACGAGGACCTCGCTCACGCCAGGCCGGACGCGCTCCACTGGTTCCTGGTCCCGATGTTCGCGATCGTGTTCATCTCGATCGGCCTGACCCTGCTGGGGCAGTCGCTCGACCGGGTGTTCAACCCCCGCGTCCGGGCCCGACACGAGAAAACGACCACGGAGGCCGACGGCGGTGAGGTCGACGACGAACCGAGTACGAACGAAGTGATAGGAGGGATCTGA
- a CDS encoding dipeptide ABC transporter ATP-binding protein, which translates to MTVSETDTEYQRELPRDESILEIRNASVTFDMDRGESRVLDDVDLDIQRNEILGVVGESGSGKSMLASALLDAIVDPGALFGDITYYPPDDDPIDILDLDKQGLKELRWEEISMVFQGAMSSFNPVRKIRTHFVETLDAHDYDIDEGMERTRGILEDLYLDPERVLDSYPHELSGGMKQRALIALSLVLEPEVLVMDEPTAALDLLMQRSIISLIQEIKEEYDLTIVFITHDLPLVADIADRIGVLYAFEFVELGPTDEILADAAHPYTRLLLKSTPNLEAPIETMQPVEGSAPDPVNVPSGCSFHPRCPLADAQCHDEDPGPYEVHASHHVHCHHWEDARDEIPMTHDLEGVSTGVDGESAMTDPGATPSRTDSAEPVVSLEDVEVHFEKEQGFLDVFSEPDVVEAVDGVSLDIYENDVIVLVGESGCGKTTLGKTTVGLQEPTGGRVTYRGHDIWDVKAGDEDSISWSEVRQSLQIVHQDPGSALNPHRRVKSSLEAPLKRWNGDLDGNDRRQRILSLLEHVGMTPPEDYIERYPHQLSGGEQQRVALIRAMLMNPDLIMADEPVSALDVSLRVEMMDLMIQLQDTFDTSYLFVSHDLSNARYIAEKTGGRIGVVYLGRLVEIGPPEQIIHNPQHPYTQALCWATPELGADTDGESPIREIDIPDPTDPPSGCRYHTRCANARQVCQNQDPAAYDVPDDDLHEAACFRVEDDHEYWDSESITGDEDPIAADDD; encoded by the coding sequence ATGACCGTTTCCGAAACCGACACCGAATATCAGCGCGAACTGCCACGAGACGAGTCGATCTTAGAGATACGGAACGCGTCTGTCACGTTCGACATGGACCGCGGCGAGTCCCGGGTCCTCGACGATGTCGACTTAGACATCCAGCGAAACGAGATCCTTGGCGTCGTCGGCGAGAGCGGCAGCGGGAAGTCGATGCTCGCGTCCGCGCTGCTCGACGCGATCGTGGATCCGGGTGCCCTCTTCGGGGACATCACGTACTATCCCCCGGACGACGACCCGATCGATATCCTCGACCTTGACAAGCAGGGCCTCAAAGAGCTCCGCTGGGAGGAGATCTCGATGGTGTTCCAGGGGGCGATGAGCTCCTTCAACCCCGTCCGCAAGATCCGGACGCACTTCGTCGAGACGCTCGATGCCCACGACTACGACATCGACGAGGGGATGGAGCGGACGCGGGGCATCCTCGAAGACCTGTATCTCGATCCCGAGCGCGTACTCGACTCCTACCCGCACGAGCTCTCGGGCGGGATGAAACAGCGGGCGCTGATCGCGCTCAGCCTGGTACTGGAGCCGGAGGTCTTGGTGATGGACGAGCCGACCGCGGCGCTGGACCTCCTGATGCAGCGGTCGATCATCTCGCTGATCCAGGAGATCAAAGAGGAGTACGATCTGACGATCGTGTTCATCACCCACGACCTGCCGCTAGTCGCGGACATCGCGGACCGGATCGGGGTGTTGTACGCCTTCGAGTTCGTCGAACTCGGCCCGACCGACGAGATCTTAGCGGACGCCGCCCACCCGTACACGCGACTGCTCCTGAAGTCGACGCCGAACCTCGAAGCGCCGATCGAGACGATGCAGCCGGTTGAGGGGAGCGCGCCCGACCCGGTGAACGTGCCCTCGGGCTGTTCGTTCCATCCTCGGTGTCCGCTCGCCGACGCACAGTGTCACGACGAGGATCCCGGCCCCTACGAGGTCCACGCGAGCCACCACGTCCACTGCCACCACTGGGAGGACGCGCGAGACGAGATTCCGATGACCCACGATCTCGAGGGGGTGTCGACCGGCGTCGACGGCGAGTCGGCGATGACCGACCCCGGAGCCACGCCCTCGCGGACCGACTCGGCCGAGCCGGTCGTCTCGCTCGAGGACGTCGAGGTTCACTTCGAGAAGGAGCAGGGCTTTCTCGACGTGTTCTCCGAGCCCGACGTCGTCGAGGCCGTCGACGGCGTCTCGTTGGACATCTACGAGAATGACGTCATCGTGCTCGTCGGCGAGTCCGGCTGCGGGAAGACGACGCTCGGAAAGACGACGGTCGGCCTGCAAGAGCCCACGGGCGGGCGCGTCACGTACCGCGGCCACGACATCTGGGACGTCAAGGCCGGCGACGAGGACAGTATCTCGTGGAGCGAGGTCCGCCAATCGCTCCAGATCGTCCACCAGGACCCGGGGAGTGCCCTGAACCCGCACCGCCGCGTCAAGTCAAGCCTCGAAGCGCCGCTCAAGCGGTGGAACGGCGACCTCGACGGGAACGACCGGCGACAGCGCATCCTGAGCCTGCTCGAACACGTCGGAATGACGCCGCCGGAAGACTACATCGAACGGTACCCCCACCAGCTCTCGGGCGGCGAACAACAGCGCGTTGCGCTCATCCGCGCGATGCTGATGAATCCCGACCTCATCATGGCCGACGAGCCGGTCAGCGCGCTGGACGTGTCCCTGCGAGTCGAGATGATGGATCTCATGATCCAGTTACAGGACACGTTCGACACGTCGTACCTGTTCGTCTCGCACGACCTCTCGAACGCGCGGTACATCGCCGAGAAGACCGGCGGCCGGATCGGCGTCGTCTACCTCGGCCGACTCGTCGAAATCGGCCCGCCGGAACAGATCATCCACAACCCCCAACACCCCTACACGCAGGCGCTGTGCTGGGCGACGCCGGAACTCGGCGCCGACACGGACGGCGAATCACCGATCCGCGAGATCGACATTCCGGATCCGACCGACCCGCCGAGCGGCTGTCGCTACCACACCCGCTGTGCGAACGCCAGGCAGGTCTGCCAAAATCAGGATCCGGCTGCGTACGACGTCCCCGACGACGACCTCCACGAAGCCGCGTGTTTCCGCGTCGAGGACGACCACGAGTACTGGGACAGCGAGTCGATCACGGGCGACGAGGACCCGATCGCGGCGGACGACGACTGA